Below is a window of Leisingera sp. S132 DNA.
GATTGCGCTCGTCCTCGAACGTATCGGCTGAAACGAAATCCACCTTGCCGCGCAGCGAGCCGTAGATGGTGTAGTCATAGGCCGACAGCTTGATGGTGGCGTCCTGGCCGGGCTGCACGCTTGCAATGTCCTCGGGTTTCACGCGGGCCTCGACGAACAGTTCCTCGCCCAGCGGGATGATCTCCAGGATCTCCTCGCCGGGGCGGATCACGCCGCCGATGGTTGTGACCGCCAGGCTGTTCACGATCCCCGCCATCGGGGAGGTGATGATGGTGCGGTTCAGCTGATCGACGGCCAGCCGCTGCTCCTGCCGCAGGGTGGTAAGATCGCGCAGGGTCTGAGCGTATTCCTCGGCCTGCTCCAGTTCGGCCTGGGTGCCGATTTCATTGTATTTGGCGCGGGCATCGGTGGCCGCGTTGCGGGCCTTGTTCACCTCTATCAGCGCCACGATCTTTTGCTTGTAAAGCCGCTCCATGTTGGTCAGTTCGGCGTTTAACTGGTCCATGATCTGCCGGGCGCTGTCGCGGCGGCTGGCAAAGTCGGTCTGCCGCGCCGTCAGCAGGCCCCGCTCAGAGGCGAGGATGCCGGGCGAGCGCTGTGCCAGCATGTCCGGCACGGCGAACTCAAAGGCGCCTTTCGTCTGCGCCTCCAGCCGGTGGCGCCGGATCTCCAGCGCGTCGATCTGGTTCTGCAACTCATCAGCGGCAGTGCGGAATTTGGTGTCCTGCAGCTTGGCCAGCACCTGGCCCGCAGTCACGATATCGCCTTGGCGCACGTGCAGTTCGGCCAGGATGCCGCCCTCAAGGTTTTGCACGATCTGCGCCCGGGAGGAGGAAACCACCTGGCCCTCGCCGCGCACGATTTCGTCAATGGAGGCAAAAGCCGCCCAGATCAGGAAGGTCAGTACCGCGGCCAGCGCCAGATAGATGATGCGGCTGGCGCTTCGCGGGGTTTCAGCATCGCCATAGGGGTCGCGCAGCGCCATGGTCATTTGCCTTCTCCTGCGGCCAGATGCGCCAGAACCTGATCACGCGGGCCGTCCACGACCATCCGGCCCGACTGCAGGATCAGCGTGCGGTTGGTCAGCGACAGGATCGGCATCCTGTGGGTGGCGATTACCGCAGTGCGGCCTTCCAACCAGCTTTCCAGGCGGCTGACCAGGGTGCGTTCCAGAGTCTGGTCCAGCGCCGCGGTGGGTTCGTCCAGCAGCACGACCGAAGGGTTTTGCAGCCACAGCCGGGCCCAGCCGATCGACTGGCGCTGCCCGATCGAGAGGCCATGGCCTCCGTCGCTGATCTCCAGATCCAGCCCCTTGTGGTGGTTGCGCACATGGGCGCCGAGGCCTGCAAACTCCAGGGCTTCCATCAGCCGGTCGTCGTCGCGTTCCAGTTGGTTGAGGTTCAGGTTATCGCGCAGAGAGCCTGCAAAAAGCCGCACATCCTGACTGAGGTAGCCGATGCTGGTGCGCAGGTCACGCGGATCGATTTGCGCCATGTCGGTGCCATCCAGCAGGATGCGGCCCCGGTCGGGGGCATAGAGGCCGGACAGGAGCTTGAGCAGCGTGGACTTGCCGGAGCCGTTGACGCCGAGCACTGCGACCCGCTGGCCGGGCGTGACCGCCACAGCCTGCACGTCCAGCGTCGGGGCCGCGTCATCCTCATACCGGAACAGGATTTCGCGCAGCTCGAACCGGCCCTCGATCTTCTGACGGCGCAGGTAGGTGCGTTCTTGCTCTTTCTCCTGCGGCGCTTGGGCGATGGCGTCCAGCCCTTCCAGCGCCGCCTTGACGTTGCTCCAGCGCGCCAGGGTCGCGGCAAACTGGGTCAAAGGCGCCAGCGTGCGGCTGGTCAGGATGCCGGTTGCGATGATGGTGCCGACGGTGAATTCACCGGCAAAGACCAACAGCGTGCCGAGCACCACCGCGGTGATATAGGTCGCCTGCTGCACCCCTTGCGACCAGTAGGTCAGTGCGCTGGACAGCTTGCGCTGTTCGGTTGCGGAATGCGACGACAGCGTGTTCAACTCATCCCACAGCCGCAGCACCCGCTCCTCGCCGCGTTGGGTCTTCACGGTGTCCAGTTCCGTGACCACCTCGTGCAGCAGCCGCCCGGCCTTGGCGTTGGCGCCCTGAGTCTGGCGGGTGTAGGCGATCATCCTCTTCTGCATGAAATAGGCAGGCAGCAGCATCAGGATGCCGCCGGCAATGATCACCCAGACCACAGGCCCGGCGATAGAGGCGACCAGCAGCAGGAAGACTGCAATGAAGGGAATGTCCGCAAGGGTCGAGATGGTCGAGGACGTGAAGAACTCCCGCACCGAGCCGAAATCGCGCATCGCGGCAAACAGGCCGGAGGGCGGCAGCGGCTTTTTGTCGGACCTCATGCCGATCAGACGGCGCATCAAATTGTGCTGCACCGACAGCTCAATCTGGCGGCCTGCGGCATCCGTCAGGCGCGCGCGCGCCAGTTTCAGCATCGCTTCCAAGGCAATTGCCAAAAAGGCACCGACGGCCAGCACCCACAACGTGGCGTGCGACTGATGCGGCACCACCCGGTCATAGACTTGAAGGGAAAACAGCGCGACGGACACCGCCAAAATGTTTGCCACCAGCGAGCCCAGCATAATCTCACCTACCTGGCGGCGGTATTTGGGGAACTCGCTCCAAAACCAATGGCCCGGGTCGATCTGTGGAGTGTGCTTGGCGGCCATCTGTTTGAGCGATGGGCGAGCCGACAGCACAGTGCCGGTGAAATAGGGGCTGAACTCTGCCAGCGGCACCTCGGTCCGGTTGTCCGGGCAAGACGTGTCATAGATGGTAAGCGCATCGTCGGCCTGACCCAGAACCAGCACGCATTGGCCGCCGGACATGATTGCCAGAGCGGGCCATAGCGCGGGGGCAAGGCTTTGCTTTTCCAGCACCTTGGGTTGCAGGCCGGCGGATTGCACTGCCTTTGCCAGCGTGTGCAGCGACAGATCGCCGGGCGTCTCCTGCCACAGGAAGGCGGCGACATCGCTGACGGGCACGTCGCTGCCCTTCAGGGCGGCTAGGGTGGCGATCAGGCTGGCCCGGTGCTGGATGCGTGCGGCCGCCCCTTCCAGAAGGGAGCCAACCTCGGGCTGCGTATCCTGCGGCTTGGGGCGGTTGTCTGTCTTTGGTTTGATCTGCGTGTTTGGACCCGGGGCCGCGGCAGGGGCCGGGGCATTGGCGGGCTTTATCCCATCTAGCGCGGCAGTCTTGGACGCGGCAGCAGGAACGGCCCGCAGAACCGGTTTTTGCCCCGGCGCGGGCTGAGGGCGGAGAGGCTTTTGCGTGGTGTCGGTCAAATCTTGTCCCCATCAGCCAGAAGCCCCAGGTCCCGTGCCAGTTCCAGCTGGATCAGCACCACCTCGTATTTTGCGTCGATATAGGCCTGCTCGCGCCGTACCAGCTCTTCGTAGACCTGGATCACTTCCATCACCGGACGCTGACCGGCCTCGAACTGCTTCTGGAACAGCTCATAGGTTTCGCGGCTTCGGCGCACAAGCACGGCGGTTTCTCCTTCCTGCCGCTGGTAGGAGGCGATTTGCTGCACCTGGCGGCTGTAGGCGCGCCTGGCGGTTTCCTCAGCCTCGCCCACCTGACGCCTGGCGGCTTCTTTCGAGGCCTCCAGAGCCTGAATCGCGGCAGGGGTGCCCAGCCCCAGCGGCTGCCCGGTGCCCAGGGTAATGCCAGCGCCGGAGCCATCTGTGGTTACATTTCCAGCCGCGGAAATCTGCGGCAACAGCCCGGCGCGGCCTGATTTGGCCTGAGCAATGGTACGCTCCGCCTCGGCGCCCGCCTTGAGCACCGACAGGAACTGGCCCTGTTCGGGCGGTGTGCCGATTGAAAGATGTGAGGGATTTTGGTCGAAACTTTGCCCCGTCATTGCCTGCAATTCCGCGCGGGCAGTGGTCGCTGCGTCCCGGGCGGTGGCAGTGGCTGTGCGGATACCGCTGATTTTGCTGTCCACCACGTTCAGGTCGGCGCGGTCGGAAACTCCGCCATCGACGCGTCCCTGCACAATGCGGCGGAATTCCTGCATCCGGCGCAGGGCGCGGTCTCCGTAGGCGGCCTTCTCATCGCCGCGCAGGGCTGCGGCATACAGCCCGACGGCGGTTTCCACCCGGCCGTTCATGTCCTGCGACAGGCTGACTGCGGCGACCTCCACATCGGCGGCGGCAAATTCGCGCTCTGCCTTGCGGCGGCCGTTGTCAAACAGCACCTGTTCGATCAGCAGCCCGGCCACGAGATCACCCAGGTCGGTCAGGCTGACCGAAGGCCCCAGCGTCGGAAACCAGTTTTTGGAGGCGGCCTCGGCCCGCAGCTTGGCGCTGATCAGCTCTGCCTCGGATGCGCGCGAGGAGGCGGCGATCGCTGCCGCGGCCACTTGCCCATAGGCGCTGTTCTCCGCCAGCAGCGAGCGGCGCTCCATCAGGGCGCTGATCACTTCGGAGGAGGTTTCGCCGGTTTGTGCGAAATTGTTGCGCGGCCCGCTGTCTTGCACGTCGCCAAAGGACACCGGTGCGCAAGCCGATAGGCTGCACATCGCTGCGATGGCGCAAAGAAAGCGTCCCGGTTGCATCCTGCTCTTCGCCCTTTTGTTCAAGGCTTTTAATGTCTTGGGTCCGGCGGCAGACCTTGCCCCCGGACCAGGAGATCAGATCACGGTGTTGACGTCTTCATCGACCAGGATCGTGGTACCGTCGGTGCCCAGCGTGTAGACGTCGTAGGTTTCGCCGTCGATGGTCTGGCTGCCATCGGCGGTTGCACCTGTGATGGTCAGCGTGTCATCCGAGCCGCCATGCACAGTCAGCGTTTCGGAGTTGCCGGAAAGCGCGTTGATGTCGGCTTCAGTCAGTGTCAGATCGACGTTGTCCGCATGCACCAGGTTCAGCTCGTCGATGTTGAACTGCGACAGGCCCGCATGATCCAGGACGGTGGCATCTGCACCGTCTTCAAACACCACCATGGTGCCAGAACTGTTGCCTGCATCATCAACGCGGTTCACCACCAGGTTCGACCCGTCCGGCACCGTCTCATCAAAGCTGAAAAGGGTGCTGCCGCCGCCAAGATCGGTAGAGGTTCCTGTTACGTCCTCAACGGCCCCGCCGCTCGTCAGCTCATGCGAGGTATCACTGTCCTCATAGTCATCGCTGAAGAAGCCGGTGACGCCGGCGCCCGTGTCGATGATATTTCCGACATTCGGCGCATCGTAGTCCGTATCGACCTCAAAGGTCTCGGTCAGGGTTGCGGTGTTGCCTGCCGGGTCAGTTGCAGTGATCGTCGCGCTGCTGCTGTAGGTTCCCTCGGGCAGATCGTCTGCGTCGAATGCCACACTCCAGTTGCCACTGGAATCCACGCTTGCACTGCGGGTCAGGCCTTCGATGGTGACGTCGACCGAAGAGCCGGGCTCGACGGTACCGGTCAGGGTCAGCCCTGCAGCGCGTTCGGCGATGTTGACGATGTCATCGCTGGTGATGCTGTCTGCCTCAAACGGCACCACTTCCGTGTCGATGGTCAGCGTGTCGGTGATTTGAGCGGTATTGCCGACAGCGTCCGTTGCTGTGACGGTGACATC
It encodes the following:
- a CDS encoding TolC family protein produces the protein MQPGRFLCAIAAMCSLSACAPVSFGDVQDSGPRNNFAQTGETSSEVISALMERRSLLAENSAYGQVAAAAIAASSRASEAELISAKLRAEAASKNWFPTLGPSVSLTDLGDLVAGLLIEQVLFDNGRRKAEREFAAADVEVAAVSLSQDMNGRVETAVGLYAAALRGDEKAAYGDRALRRMQEFRRIVQGRVDGGVSDRADLNVVDSKISGIRTATATARDAATTARAELQAMTGQSFDQNPSHLSIGTPPEQGQFLSVLKAGAEAERTIAQAKSGRAGLLPQISAAGNVTTDGSGAGITLGTGQPLGLGTPAAIQALEASKEAARRQVGEAEETARRAYSRQVQQIASYQRQEGETAVLVRRSRETYELFQKQFEAGQRPVMEVIQVYEELVRREQAYIDAKYEVVLIQLELARDLGLLADGDKI
- a CDS encoding HlyD family type I secretion periplasmic adaptor subunit, producing MTMALRDPYGDAETPRSASRIIYLALAAVLTFLIWAAFASIDEIVRGEGQVVSSSRAQIVQNLEGGILAELHVRQGDIVTAGQVLAKLQDTKFRTAADELQNQIDALEIRRHRLEAQTKGAFEFAVPDMLAQRSPGILASERGLLTARQTDFASRRDSARQIMDQLNAELTNMERLYKQKIVALIEVNKARNAATDARAKYNEIGTQAELEQAEEYAQTLRDLTTLRQEQRLAVDQLNRTIITSPMAGIVNSLAVTTIGGVIRPGEEILEIIPLGEELFVEARVKPEDIASVQPGQDATIKLSAYDYTIYGSLRGKVDFVSADTFEDERNPRADPYYRVTVRVDKSGFTERQQSIEIRPGMRATAELQTGAKTVLQYLLKPLYKSREALREP
- a CDS encoding type I secretion system permease/ATPase, whose amino-acid sequence is MTDTTQKPLRPQPAPGQKPVLRAVPAAASKTAALDGIKPANAPAPAAAPGPNTQIKPKTDNRPKPQDTQPEVGSLLEGAAARIQHRASLIATLAALKGSDVPVSDVAAFLWQETPGDLSLHTLAKAVQSAGLQPKVLEKQSLAPALWPALAIMSGGQCVLVLGQADDALTIYDTSCPDNRTEVPLAEFSPYFTGTVLSARPSLKQMAAKHTPQIDPGHWFWSEFPKYRRQVGEIMLGSLVANILAVSVALFSLQVYDRVVPHQSHATLWVLAVGAFLAIALEAMLKLARARLTDAAGRQIELSVQHNLMRRLIGMRSDKKPLPPSGLFAAMRDFGSVREFFTSSTISTLADIPFIAVFLLLVASIAGPVVWVIIAGGILMLLPAYFMQKRMIAYTRQTQGANAKAGRLLHEVVTELDTVKTQRGEERVLRLWDELNTLSSHSATEQRKLSSALTYWSQGVQQATYITAVVLGTLLVFAGEFTVGTIIATGILTSRTLAPLTQFAATLARWSNVKAALEGLDAIAQAPQEKEQERTYLRRQKIEGRFELREILFRYEDDAAPTLDVQAVAVTPGQRVAVLGVNGSGKSTLLKLLSGLYAPDRGRILLDGTDMAQIDPRDLRTSIGYLSQDVRLFAGSLRDNLNLNQLERDDDRLMEALEFAGLGAHVRNHHKGLDLEISDGGHGLSIGQRQSIGWARLWLQNPSVVLLDEPTAALDQTLERTLVSRLESWLEGRTAVIATHRMPILSLTNRTLILQSGRMVVDGPRDQVLAHLAAGEGK